In Schizosaccharomyces osmophilus chromosome 1, complete sequence, the genomic window ttatcatttaGCTTAAGGTAATTAACTCTTGCAGTTCGGATGTTTGGGCATTTGCTTGTGTCGTTTTTCAGATGATTACTGGGTCTCCTCCTTTTCATGGTCGTGATCCGGGTGTgatttttagaaaaattatgAATTTGGAGTACGACTTGCCTAAGCATATGCCGATTGAAATGGTCCCGTTATTCACCTCTATCTTTCGTTTGCAAACGTTTGAGAGACCATCTATCCAAGAATTGAAAcaattttccttctttactGACATTTCTTGGaaagatttatttttccagTCGCCTCCTCCATTGCAATCTTTTCGACCTAATTACCGTCATATTCCTGTGAATCCTCTTCCACCTACTTATCGGTCAAACATGacagcagcagcagcagctAGTGCTGCTGCTGCCCATGCTTCTGCATCCATAGTGAGGCATCAGCCTAAATCTGTTTCTGAccaaaagataaaaaacagaaaatcCACTTCCCCTCCTGCCCATTATGGACAGGCTACTTTGCGTAATAATCAACCGTCAATGGATTTGTTGTACAGCAAGCTATTTCCTTCTAACGAATCAGTCCTTGTATCATCATCTGTTTTACTGAGTTTGACTGCTCCTCTGCCAGAGGGAGGTAAATTTCCCTCTggaattacaaaaatgtttttgaaaaaaaaatcccGAGTAATGCTGTTAACGAACATGGGACGTTGCGTTTTCGTGACGAAGGGGAAAAACGATAGAGTCTTAATTGACGCGGAAGTCAGTTTATATGATCCTTCAGTTGAAGTACGATTTGATGAcaataaatccaaaagattCTTGCTTAATTTACAAACAGAAGCTTGGATCATTGAAGACACTTCTGAACATGTATCACGCTTGAGGGAAGTTATTAGTAAATTTAAGAAAAGCGATCGCCCTTCTTTGGATCCGTCTTCTCACGAAGACTAAACTTTTGGTTGTTCTATGacaatttgttttatttattttctggTTATTTTTTGCCCGTTTTTGTTATTAATATgtttaataaatttttgtcttttcttaaAGTTATCTTACATTACTTAAAAGTATCAAATCAAACAG contains:
- the pdk1 gene encoding serine/threonine protein kinase Ppk21/Pdk1 translates to MDLDQNRVPMSALPDYADPDYFDHGAINKQTSFHRSSPRHSTSHIGSAKSPNNYIFGDIIGDGSYSEVKRATDKRSWKEFAIKVLDKRYIVKENKIKYVNIERDSMMRLNGFPGIARLFHTFQDDLKLYYVLEYAPNGELLQYIKKYRFLNEASVQFYAAEILSSIEFMHSCGIIHRDLKPENILFDHNMHVKITDFGTAKILPPKYANSPESTMFSSSFVGTAEYVAPELLSKQVVSKSSDVWAFACVVFQMITGSPPFHGRDPGVIFRKIMNLEYDLPKHMPIEMVPLFTSIFRLQTFERPSIQELKQFSFFTDISWKDLFFQSPPPLQSFRPNYRHIPVNPLPPTYRSNMTAAAAASAAAAHASASIVRHQPKSVSDQKIKNRKSTSPPAHYGQATLRNNQPSMDLLYSKLFPSNESVLVSSSVLLSLTAPLPEGGKFPSGITKMFLKKKSRVMLLTNMGRCVFVTKGKNDRVLIDAEVSLYDPSVEVRFDDNKSKRFLLNLQTEAWIIEDTSEHVSRLREVISKFKKSDRPSLDPSSHED